A single Leptolyngbya ohadii IS1 DNA region contains:
- the folK gene encoding 2-amino-4-hydroxy-6-hydroxymethyldihydropteridine diphosphokinase, with the protein MGIGHRVAIGLGSNLGNSEATLKDALSKLDFIPGIRVEARSHLYQTAPIGPPQPDYLNACAILLTTLDPEYLLQTLLNLEKQFGRVRRERWGARTLDIDLLLYENWTIDLPHLQIPHPRMTERAFVLVPLSEIASDWVNPLTGKTIATLAQQVDRSGVKPFRQFFH; encoded by the coding sequence TTGGGCATTGGGCATCGCGTGGCGATCGGCTTGGGCAGCAATCTAGGCAACTCGGAAGCGACCCTGAAGGATGCCTTGAGCAAGCTCGACTTTATTCCTGGAATCCGGGTGGAAGCGCGATCACATCTTTATCAAACTGCGCCGATCGGTCCGCCCCAGCCCGATTACCTGAATGCCTGCGCGATTTTGTTGACGACCCTCGATCCGGAATACCTGCTGCAAACATTGCTCAATCTCGAAAAGCAGTTTGGCAGAGTCCGCCGGGAGCGCTGGGGAGCCAGAACGCTGGACATCGATCTGCTGCTATACGAGAACTGGACGATCGATCTGCCCCATCTGCAAATTCCCCATCCCCGCATGACCGAACGCGCCTTTGTCCTGGTGCCCCTCTCAGAAATTGCATCCGATTGGGTCAACCCTCTCACCGGAAAGACGATCGCCACCCTTGCCCAGCAGGTCGATCGATCGGGGGTCAAGCCGTTCCGCCAGTTCTTTCACTAA
- the cobQ gene encoding cobyric acid synthase CobQ, with translation MKAIMVVGTTSHAGKSMLTTALCRMLSRKGWRVAPFKGQNMALNAYVTPSGGEIGHAQAVQAWAAGIVPRVEMNPILLKPQGDMTSQVILKGRVAGRVGAKDYYEQFFDTGWQAIEESLQRLGEEFDLIVCEGAGSPAEVNLKHRDLTNMRVARHLNASTILVVDIDRGGAFAHVVGTLELLEPEERALIHGIVINKFRGHRELLQPGIEWLEQRTGIPVIGVIPWFEEVFPAEDSLSLLERPSRNSNADLTISVIRLPRISNFTDFDPLESESSVQVKYVTLKESLGYPDAVILPGSKTTIADLVAMQRTGMAEELQNYVAAGGTILGICGGFQMMGKLLADPEGLEGQEGRYRGLGLVPLKTVITGQKVARQRQVTSHFPQPGLPVSGYEIHQGRSHLAEPESENEPVFKSMFEDQNLGVVDTTQSIWGTYLHGIFDNGAWRRAWLNRLRQQRGLKSLPTGIPNYREQREAMFDALAGAVGEHLDLNPILQRLNS, from the coding sequence CTGGCGGGTAGCTCCCTTTAAGGGACAAAATATGGCGCTGAATGCCTACGTCACACCTTCCGGCGGCGAGATTGGTCATGCTCAGGCAGTGCAGGCATGGGCAGCGGGCATTGTACCCCGTGTGGAAATGAACCCTATTCTGCTGAAACCGCAGGGAGACATGACTTCCCAGGTCATTTTGAAGGGGCGGGTTGCCGGACGGGTCGGCGCGAAGGACTACTACGAGCAGTTTTTTGATACGGGCTGGCAGGCGATCGAGGAATCCTTGCAGCGATTGGGCGAAGAGTTTGACCTGATTGTGTGCGAGGGGGCAGGCAGCCCGGCGGAGGTAAACTTAAAGCACCGCGACCTGACCAATATGCGGGTGGCACGCCATCTCAACGCCTCCACAATTCTGGTAGTGGATATCGATCGCGGCGGAGCCTTTGCCCATGTCGTCGGTACGCTGGAACTGCTGGAGCCGGAGGAGCGGGCGCTGATTCATGGCATTGTAATCAACAAATTCCGGGGGCATCGAGAACTGCTGCAACCGGGGATTGAGTGGCTGGAGCAGCGGACGGGCATTCCGGTGATTGGCGTGATCCCCTGGTTCGAGGAGGTTTTTCCGGCGGAGGATTCCCTGTCTCTGCTGGAGCGTCCCAGTCGCAATAGCAATGCGGATTTGACGATCTCCGTGATTCGTTTGCCGCGCATTTCTAACTTCACAGATTTTGACCCGCTGGAGTCGGAAAGCTCGGTGCAGGTGAAATACGTGACGCTGAAGGAGTCTCTGGGCTACCCGGATGCGGTGATTCTGCCCGGATCGAAAACGACGATCGCCGATCTGGTGGCAATGCAGCGGACAGGTATGGCGGAAGAGCTTCAGAACTACGTTGCAGCGGGCGGTACAATCCTGGGCATCTGCGGCGGCTTTCAAATGATGGGCAAACTCCTGGCAGACCCGGAAGGACTGGAGGGACAGGAAGGACGCTATCGCGGGCTGGGACTGGTACCCCTCAAGACGGTGATTACGGGTCAAAAAGTGGCTCGTCAGCGCCAGGTCACTTCCCATTTCCCACAGCCTGGCTTGCCCGTATCCGGCTATGAAATCCACCAGGGACGCAGCCACCTGGCAGAGCCGGAAAGCGAAAATGAACCCGTGTTCAAGTCGATGTTTGAAGACCAGAATTTGGGCGTGGTGGATACAACGCAGTCCATCTGGGGCACCTATCTGCACGGCATCTTTGACAACGGTGCATGGCGGCGAGCCTGGCTGAATCGTCTGCGGCAGCAGCGGGGGCTAAAGTCCCTCCCGACAGGCATTCCTAACTACCGGGAACAGCGAGAGGCGATGTTTGATGCCCTGGCAGGTGCGGTGGGCGAACATCTCGACCTGAATCCAATTCTGCAACGGCTGAACAGCTAG
- a CDS encoding 2Fe-2S iron-sulfur cluster-binding protein translates to MTVQVRFLPNDVTVAAEVGEPLLQVADRAGLTIPTGCLMGSCYACEVELEDGETLRACISSVPPGRSEMTISLFVDPTW, encoded by the coding sequence ATGACTGTGCAGGTGCGTTTTTTGCCCAATGATGTCACCGTTGCTGCTGAAGTGGGAGAGCCATTGCTTCAGGTTGCCGATCGCGCAGGTCTCACCATTCCAACGGGCTGCCTGATGGGGTCGTGCTATGCCTGCGAGGTAGAACTGGAGGACGGTGAAACGCTCCGCGCCTGCATCAGTTCGGTGCCGCCCGGAAGGTCAGAAATGACCATCAGTCTGTTTGTTGATCCGACCTGGTAA
- the folP gene encoding dihydropteroate synthase, producing MTAWTLRGQTFAWSQRTYLMGILNVTPDSFSDGGQFDTLDRAFAQAAYLVQSGADILDIGGQSTRPQAETVSLQEELDRVVPVIRWIRQDSSDLQAVPISVDTTRSGVAQAAVEAGADVINDVSGATYDDRMLSVAAELGVPIVLMHLRGTPKTMQQLTDYQDLIGEIYDFLARRIDAAVRAGVASDRIMIDPGIGFAKTADQNLELLRRLPEFQKLGCPILVGTSRKSFIGHLTNQPDPQQRVWGTAATCCAAIEGGANVLRVHDVREMRDVCRVADAIWRG from the coding sequence ATGACGGCATGGACTCTCAGAGGACAAACTTTTGCCTGGAGCCAGAGAACCTATCTGATGGGCATTTTGAACGTGACGCCCGATAGCTTCAGCGATGGGGGACAGTTTGATACCCTCGATCGTGCCTTCGCGCAAGCCGCCTATCTGGTTCAGTCCGGGGCAGATATCCTGGACATTGGCGGACAGTCCACCCGACCGCAGGCGGAAACCGTTTCTCTTCAGGAAGAACTCGATCGCGTTGTTCCGGTAATCCGCTGGATTCGTCAGGACTCCTCTGATCTGCAAGCTGTTCCAATTTCCGTTGATACTACCCGATCGGGGGTTGCCCAGGCTGCGGTGGAAGCAGGTGCAGATGTGATTAACGATGTTTCTGGCGCGACCTATGACGATCGAATGCTGTCGGTTGCAGCGGAGTTAGGAGTACCCATCGTCCTGATGCATCTGCGGGGCACACCCAAAACCATGCAGCAATTGACCGACTATCAGGATCTCATTGGCGAAATCTATGATTTTCTGGCGCGTCGGATTGACGCTGCGGTGAGGGCAGGGGTAGCGAGCGATCGAATTATGATTGACCCTGGGATCGGATTTGCTAAAACCGCCGATCAAAATCTGGAGCTGCTGCGTCGCCTGCCGGAGTTTCAGAAATTGGGCTGTCCGATTCTCGTGGGCACCTCTCGCAAAAGTTTTATTGGACATCTCACCAACCAGCCCGACCCCCAGCAGCGAGTTTGGGGAACGGCGGCAACCTGCTGTGCAGCGATCGAAGGAGGAGCCAACGTGCTGCGGGTGCATGATGTACGGGAAATGCGCGATGTGTGTCGCGTGGCAGATGCCATCTGGCGGGGGTGA
- a CDS encoding SPFH domain-containing protein — protein MYSPLVWVFAVVLTVLGATVGSVKRINEGNQALVERLGRYQRTLTAGLNFWVLPIVDEVVIEASMREQILDIDPSNVITKDNVTVTIDAVIFWQILELRQAYYKISDIEEALKNLVVTTLRSQIGGMDLQEIYSSRAAINRSLSESLDEATDPWGVKVTRVEVQDIVLPPNIRTALEKERASQSERRAMEAEAEGRKKAAIENAAAIAESVQRISEAVRGTPKGEEILRYLVAQRFVEANYQLGQSDNAKVVFMSPRDLTEGLSDLISTPEPRQHHNNDGNGSKSE, from the coding sequence ATGTATTCTCCTCTAGTTTGGGTTTTTGCAGTGGTGCTGACGGTGCTGGGAGCAACGGTCGGTTCCGTTAAGCGGATCAATGAGGGTAATCAGGCATTGGTAGAACGGCTGGGACGGTATCAGCGAACCCTAACAGCAGGTCTGAACTTCTGGGTACTGCCGATCGTTGATGAGGTCGTAATTGAAGCCTCGATGCGGGAGCAAATTCTCGACATTGACCCCAGCAACGTGATCACAAAAGACAACGTGACCGTCACGATCGATGCGGTGATCTTCTGGCAAATCCTGGAACTGCGTCAGGCATACTACAAAATTTCGGACATTGAGGAAGCGCTGAAGAACCTGGTGGTGACGACCCTGCGATCGCAAATTGGCGGGATGGATCTGCAAGAGATTTATTCTTCGCGGGCAGCAATTAACCGTTCCCTCTCCGAAAGTTTGGACGAAGCGACCGATCCCTGGGGCGTCAAGGTTACACGAGTTGAAGTGCAGGACATTGTGTTACCGCCCAACATCAGGACAGCCCTGGAAAAAGAGCGGGCATCCCAGAGCGAACGACGGGCAATGGAAGCTGAGGCAGAGGGTCGGAAGAAAGCGGCAATCGAAAACGCAGCGGCAATTGCAGAATCGGTCCAGCGCATCTCCGAAGCCGTGCGAGGCACCCCGAAGGGAGAGGAAATCCTGCGCTATCTGGTGGCTCAGCGATTTGTGGAGGCAAACTATCAGCTGGGGCAAAGCGACAACGCCAAAGTGGTGTTTATGAGTCCCCGCGATTTAACAGAAGGACTTTCTGACCTGATCTCAACACCGGAACCCCGTCAACATCACAATAATGACGGCAATGGTTCCAAGTCAGAGTAG